In Tissierellales bacterium, the genomic stretch GTTGCTATGGAGTTTAAATTAATAGCATTTTTTACCATACCTATTCCTGCATATATTATAATTGCACAAAATCCTATACTTATTATGTTTATAATTATATTAATTACATTTTTCCCTTTATCTGGTAGGATATTTTCTAAAATATCCATACTAATATGTGACCCTTCTTTTGCTGTTACACTACATCCTACAAATATGAACCATACAATCATAAATAAGGAGATTTCCTCAGACCAATATATAGAATAACTGAAAAAATATCTTAAAATAGCCTGAGTAAATACTAAGACAGATGTAGCAATTAATAATGTTGAAGATATCAAATCTATTGTTCTATCTAAACTTTTTCTCATACCACCATATCCTTTTTTAATAATGTGGCTATTTTCATAGCCACATTACTGTTTTATTTAGTATATTTTTCTACTAATTTCATTAATTCCTCTGCATCATCTTGCTCTAAGAATTCATCATATGCTTCCTGAGTAGCTTCTCTAAAGTCTTTTTTCTCTTCTGAACCAAATTCTGTAATTTCTATACCTGATTCTTCTATTTCCTCTAAATATTCTTCATCTTTTTCTTCCGCTATTTCCCACTGTTCCTTCATTACTTCTTCAGCCACTTCTTCTACAATCTCTTGTAATTCTTCTGGTAGAGATTCAAATTTGTCATTATTTATAAAGAAAATATATCCCATAAACCCATGATCACTTATAGTCATATAATCTTGAACCTCATAAAACTTTCTACTTGCTATATTAGCATACGGATTTTCTTGACCATCTACCGTACCAGTTTGTAATGATGAATATAAGTCTACAAATGGAACAGATATACCACCAGCATTAATTGCTTTAAATTGAGTTACAAGTAATGGACTTTGACTTACTCTGATCTTTAATCCATCTAAATCTTTTACATTTTCTACTGGTCTTTTTGAGTTAGTTAATTGTTTAAAACCACCACTCCAATATCCTAATGCTTTTAAGTTCTTATCTTCTAAGTATCCGTTTAATTTTTCTCCTACTTCCCCAGATAATGCTTCAAATGCTTGATCTGGATTTTCAAACAAATATGGTAAATCAAAAAGTTCAAATTCAGGTGCGAATGATGTTACAGTTGATAAAAATGGAGCATTCATATCTAATGTACCTTCTAATACTTGCTCATTTATTTCTTGATCTGCTCCCATTTGTGAATCTGGATAAATAGTTACTTTTAATTGTCCATCACTCTTTTCTTCTGCTAATTCCTTAAATTTTTCAGCTGCTAAGCCTTTTGGTGTAGTAGGTCTAACTACATGAGCAAACTTTAATTCATATACTTCATCTGAAGAACCTGAAGAATCTGTATCATCTGTTTCTTGAGAATTTCCACATGCAAATAGTGGTAATACAAGTACACAAACCATTATTGAAACCATTATTT encodes the following:
- a CDS encoding TRAP transporter small permease, producing MRKSLDRTIDLISSTLLIATSVLVFTQAILRYFFSYSIYWSEEISLFMIVWFIFVGCSVTAKEGSHISMDILENILPDKGKNVINIIINIISIGFCAIIIYAGIGMVKNAINLNSIATSIDMPLWIAYASVPVGMTLMLIQYIFKLIDSINFLKEKEDIDEVRK
- a CDS encoding TRAP transporter substrate-binding protein gives rise to the protein MKNNFLKKIMVSIMVCVLVLPLFACGNSQETDDTDSSGSSDEVYELKFAHVVRPTTPKGLAAEKFKELAEEKSDGQLKVTIYPDSQMGADQEINEQVLEGTLDMNAPFLSTVTSFAPEFELFDLPYLFENPDQAFEALSGEVGEKLNGYLEDKNLKALGYWSGGFKQLTNSKRPVENVKDLDGLKIRVSQSPLLVTQFKAINAGGISVPFVDLYSSLQTGTVDGQENPYANIASRKFYEVQDYMTISDHGFMGYIFFINNDKFESLPEELQEIVEEVAEEVMKEQWEIAEEKDEEYLEEIEESGIEITEFGSEEKKDFREATQEAYDEFLEQDDAEELMKLVEKYTK